In one Chlamydia sp. BM-2023 genomic region, the following are encoded:
- a CDS encoding adenosine deaminase, whose product MIDNRLQSLIKQLTRLSSTFDNMRCSRNFIRDLPKADIHVHLPGTISPTTAWELGVRNGLIKWEKTQWEAKPLADKNPHRYYSEIFQNFEGIRYDQDPDASSLKYAIINRDFSGFDRIMATVQGHRYPPGGIQNESDLWLVLQKYLEQCKHDNIIYTEVQQNIRMAYALYPHLEQQEARLRLYDVLFRASEFFLSQGVVLKFLNCFNKTGASNLQKTTQQRSKDATLWLNEASRHFPNLFVGLQSAGSENCPEAAPENLISGYHLAYENGFGCEAHAGEGTGFLYLNRTLKNLPVQRIAHGFQAIEHLPTICEILEKDVTLVMAPIINLILGASVHQYSGESKISKTMIDRVDDHPFFSLFRQHKIRIALSSDNPQMGGLSLANTMLLLAGFPIDENIFIPVEPANAAPITVRELIQLNTEAIVSAFIDIETKVELLGRILQYLLAFQDTGVGMFSKENLSKQVLFSQSSSSL is encoded by the coding sequence ATGATTGACAATCGGTTGCAGTCTCTTATTAAGCAATTAACGCGATTATCTTCGACATTTGATAATATGCGTTGTTCTCGTAATTTTATTAGAGATCTTCCTAAGGCCGATATTCACGTTCATCTACCTGGTACTATTTCTCCAACTACCGCTTGGGAATTAGGAGTAAGAAATGGCCTTATAAAATGGGAAAAAACACAGTGGGAAGCTAAGCCTCTTGCTGATAAAAATCCTCATAGATATTACTCTGAAATTTTTCAAAATTTTGAAGGTATCCGTTATGATCAAGATCCTGATGCGTCTTCTTTAAAATATGCCATTATAAATCGCGATTTTTCTGGTTTTGACCGTATTATGGCCACAGTACAGGGACATAGATACCCTCCAGGAGGAATTCAAAACGAAAGTGATTTATGGCTGGTTTTGCAAAAATACCTGGAACAATGTAAGCATGATAATATTATTTACACCGAAGTTCAGCAAAACATTCGTATGGCCTATGCTTTGTATCCCCATTTAGAGCAGCAAGAAGCACGGTTACGTTTATACGATGTTCTTTTCAGAGCTTCCGAATTTTTCCTGAGCCAAGGTGTAGTTCTTAAATTCTTAAATTGTTTTAATAAAACCGGGGCTTCTAATCTTCAAAAAACTACCCAACAAAGATCAAAAGATGCGACTCTTTGGTTAAATGAAGCCAGTAGGCATTTCCCAAATCTGTTTGTAGGTTTACAGTCCGCAGGTTCTGAAAATTGTCCAGAAGCTGCCCCTGAAAACCTAATTTCTGGTTATCATCTTGCTTATGAAAATGGTTTTGGCTGTGAGGCTCATGCCGGTGAAGGAACTGGTTTTTTGTATCTAAACAGAACCTTGAAGAATTTACCCGTTCAAAGAATAGCTCATGGTTTTCAAGCAATAGAACATCTCCCTACTATTTGCGAAATTCTAGAAAAAGATGTCACTCTGGTCATGGCCCCAATTATTAATTTGATATTAGGGGCTTCAGTGCACCAATACTCAGGGGAATCCAAGATAAGCAAAACCATGATCGATCGTGTTGATGATCATCCTTTCTTCTCTTTGTTTAGGCAGCATAAAATCCGTATAGCTCTCAGTTCCGATAATCCACAAATGGGGGGATTGTCTTTGGCAAATACCATGCTGCTGCTTGCAGGTTTCCCCATAGATGAAAATATTTTTATTCCCGTAGAGCCAGCAAACGCTGCTCCCATAACTGTTAGAGAATTAATTCAGCTAAATACCGAGGCCATAGTTTCCGCGTTCATAGACATAGAGACCAAGGTAGAACTTTTAGGCAGAATATTACAGTATTTGTTAGCCTTTCAAGACACAGGTGTGGGTATGTTTTCTAAGGAGAACCTGTCGAAACAAGTTCTATTTAGCCAGTCTTCAAGTAGTCTTTAA